GAACGGAGCTTCAATGCCGACGCGTATGCTGCCTTCACGCTAGATGAGCAAGGCCGCGCCGCTGGCCTGAAGATGAAGCCTATTTCGCCCCTCACCGACTTTAGCTTCGACTTTCAAGATCTAGACTTGCAGCGTGTGGCGCTAAAAGACTAAGTACAGATGCGCTAATGCAAAACGTACACGTCAGACAAAGGCTGCTCGCAAGGGCAGCCTTTGTTGTTGGAAAAGCCTGAGCAGGCGATAAAGAAGCATAAGCCAAAATCTTGCTTGTGGCCATCGGTCGAGTTTATGCGTTAAGAGCTTACTCCTTTTACATGAACTAAACGTTACTTATATGGCAACCAAATTCTGGCAGGCAATAGGCCTAGGTGTGCTGGCCGGCATGCGCAGCATGACGGCTCCGGCCCTACTCAGCCACTCTCTCTCGAACAATCCCACAAAGAAGCTAGGCAAGTCGCGCCTGCGCTTCATGCAGTCGCCCACCACCGCCAAGGTGCTAACGGTAATGGCCGGGGGCGAAATAGTGGGCGACAAGCTACCGAACGCTCCTGATCGAACGGCACCACCCGTATTAGGGGGGCGCATTGTGTCGGGGGCCTTGGTAGGTGCCGCTACCTACAAAGCCTCGGGCGGCAAACCGCTGAAAGGAGCCTTGCTCGGCAGTGCTGCTGCCATTGCCTCTACCTACGGCATGTTGGCGCTCCGCAAATACCTAGGCAAAGCTACTGGCTTACCCGACACGGTGTGGGGCATCACGGAAGATGCAACAACCATTACAAGCGGTTTAGCACTCTTGAAGGACCCCGCCTACGCAAAGAACAAGGCCCGCGAAGCAAAGCGCAAAGACGTGAAAAAAGCCAAACGCCCACGCCTTGCCAAGACTAGCTAAGTAGCTCGTTGCGCTGGCCTGATTCGCTATGAAACTAACC
This Hymenobacter sp. GOD-10R DNA region includes the following protein-coding sequences:
- a CDS encoding DUF4126 family protein, translated to MATKFWQAIGLGVLAGMRSMTAPALLSHSLSNNPTKKLGKSRLRFMQSPTTAKVLTVMAGGEIVGDKLPNAPDRTAPPVLGGRIVSGALVGAATYKASGGKPLKGALLGSAAAIASTYGMLALRKYLGKATGLPDTVWGITEDATTITSGLALLKDPAYAKNKAREAKRKDVKKAKRPRLAKTS